One Arvicanthis niloticus isolate mArvNil1 chromosome 3, mArvNil1.pat.X, whole genome shotgun sequence DNA segment encodes these proteins:
- the Pofut4 gene encoding GDP-fucose protein O-fucosyltransferase 4, with protein sequence MRRVPLWRRTWSAPHSPQGGVSCCPSGSGVDMAARCTQAVLAALGVLSVCSASSSGSEASGEAGGEAELEEPWDGAVFRPPAALGAVGIARGAGSPPPGNTETLDLPVLLWWSPGLFPHFPGDSERIECAHGACVASRDRQARADPRTRALLFYGTDFRAADAPLPRLAHQSWALLHEESPLNNFLLSHGPGIRLFNLTATFSRHSDYPLSLQWLPGAAYLRQPAPPLRERAEWRRRGYAPLLYLQSHCDVPSDRDRYVRELMRYIPVDSYGKCLQNREPPTMRLQDTATATTEDPELMAFLSRYKFHLALENAICNDYMTEKLWRPMHLGAVPVYRGSPSVRDWMPNNHSIILIDDFESPQKLAEFIDFLDKNDEEYMKYLTYKQPGGITNQFLLDNLERREWGVNDPMLPNYLNGFECFVCDHELARLDAEKAHASSPGDIPVPEPHIAQSSHMNCPVPAPGFGKVEEIPENDSWKEMWLQDYWQGLYQGEALTAMIHNNETQQRKFWDYVHEIFMRRNKNL encoded by the exons ATGCGCCGTGTTCCCCTATGGCGTAGGACCTGGTCCGCTCCCCACTCGCCGCAGGGCGGGGTTTCGTGTTGTCCGAGCGGGTCCGGTGTGGACATGGCTGCTCGCTGCACCCAGGCGGTGCTGGCCGCCCTGGGGGTGCTCAGTGTCTGTTCGGCCAGCAGCTCCGGATCCGAGGCTTCGGGGGAGGCGGGtggggaggcagagctggaggagcCGTGGGATGGCGCGGTTTTCCGGCCGCCCGCTGCCCTAGGCGCTGTGGGGATAGCGCGCGGGGCGGGGTCGCCACCGCCGGGAAACACGGAGACGTTGGACCTACCAGTGTTGCTGTGGTGGAGCCCAGGTCTGTTTCCGCACTTCCCAGGTGACTCGGAGCGGATAGAGTGTGCGCACGGCGCGTGCGTGGCGTCCCGGGATCGACAGGCGCGCGCCGACCCGCGGACGCGCGCATTGCTCTTTTACGGCACGGACTTCCGCGCGGCTGACGCGCCCCTGCCGCGCTTGGCGCACCAGAGTTGGGCGCTCCTGCACGAGGAGTCGCCGCTCAACAACTTCCTGCTGAGCCACGGCCCGGGCATCCGCCTCTTCAATCTCACGGCCACCTTCAGCCGCCACTCGGACTATCCCCTGTCGCTGCAATGGCTACCTGGGGCCGCCTATTTGCGCCAGCCTGCGCCTCCGCTCCGGGAGCGCGCCGAGTGGCGTCGCCGCGGGTACGCGCCGTTGCTCTACTTGCAGTCCCACTGCGACGTCCCTTCCGACCGGGACCGCTACGTACGCGAACTCATGCGCTACATCCCG GTGGATTCCTACGGCAAGTGCCTGCAGAACCGCGAGCCGCCCACGATGCGGTTACAGGACACAGCTACGGCCACCACCGAGGATCCAGAACTCATGGCCTTTTTGTCCCGCTATAAGTTCCACTTGGCCCTGGAAAATGCCATCTGCAATGATTACATGACAGAAAAATTGTGGCGCCCCATGCATCTGGGTGCTGTGCCTGTGTATCGTGGATCACCCTCTGTGAGGGACTGGATGCCCAATAATCATTCCATCATCCTAATTGATGACTTTGAGTCCCCTCAAAAGTTGGCAGAGTTTATTGACTTTCTGGACAAAAATGATGAAGAGTATATGAAATATCTCACATACAAGCAGCCTGGAGGCATCACCAACCAGTTTCTTCTGGATAACTTGGAGCGCAGGGAGTGGGGAGTGAATGATCCTATGTTGCCTAACTACCTCAATGGCTTTGAGTGTTTCGTCTGTGACCATGAACTGGCTCGGCTGGATGCCGAGAAAGCACATGCATCCTCTCCTGGGGACATTCCTGTCCCCGAGCCTCACATTGCCCAGTCGTCGCACATGAACTGTCCAGTGCCTGCCCCTGGCTTTGGGAAAGTCGAAGAGATTCCTGAGAATGACAG CTGGAAGGAAATGTGGCTACAAGATTATTGGCAAGGTCTCTATCAGGGGGAAGCTCTCACCGCCATGATCCACAACAATGAGACACAGCAGAGGAAATTTTGGGATTATGTACATGAGATCTTCATGAGAAGGAATAAAAATCTCTAA